The genomic stretch taggggcaatcctcaccctacaagctggttttgtagggatgcttttaggtttccgctatcggaccacccaccatttattttcacgctccagataggggtgggaataggctaggctaggctaggctttataaggccctgagcctggcctatggcctactataggctcgttttttcagcctggcctgaaagcctatttaaaagcctctttcttattaatgttttcaattaattcatattacttaagaagccttataggtcgcatatatatgaacatttagaccgacctatttagaattttttctaatatatatgcatatatagaccaatctatttaacaatttttctaatatatatgcatatataggccaacctatttaaactaattttaatatatatgaaaatataggccggcctacaaggctttataggtttttttaatagcctaggcctggcctattttattaaataggcttttaaaaaagcccaagcctgacctttttatcaaatcggtctggcctggcctggccttaagtaggctaggctataggcccctgtaggccggcctgacctattcccacccctagctcCAGATGATGAGTTATGTCTAACCAAATTTCTTAATAGTCTTTTAACCACCATGTGCATCTAAAACAATGTTATAAGTAGAAATCGACATTAAAAACCTTAGATTGCAAACCACAGTAGGTTTTTGCCACAGGCTCCAATATTTAGATTGCAAACCACAGTAGGTTTTTGCCACAGGCTCCAATATAATATCAGCAGTTTAACCATGAATAAATGCAAACCCTAGACTTTTCCTCTTAGGGTTTTCCAAAATTTGTCATCTCTGTTGCAAATGAACCCTATATTTGATGAACCCTAACTTCAGAACACGAAGTTATGCTCCTAGGATGCGTTAAACACAATGTTCTTGCCATATCAGGGTTTTAACGGATACTTGAGCTTTATTTTGTAATAGAATAGAATGTAGTTGAAAGGCTAACGACATAAACATTTACAGACTTAAGGAACTATTAAAAAACCTTAGATTGCAAACCACAGTAGGTTTTGCCACAGGCTCCAATATAATATCAGCAGTTTAACCATGAATAAATGCAAACCCTAGACTTTTCCTCTTAGGGTTTTCCAAAATTTGTCATCTCTGTTGCAAATGAACCCTATATTTGATGAACCCTAACTTCAGAACACAAAGTTATACTCCTAGGATGCGTTAAACACAATGTTCTTGCCATATCAGGGTTTTAACGGATACTTGAGCTTTATTTTGTAATAGAATAGAATGTGGTTGAAAGACTAACGACATAAACATTTACAGACTTAAGGAACTATTAAAAAACCTCAGATTGCAAACCACTGTAGGTTTTTGCCACAGGCTCCAATATAATATCAGCAGTTTAACCATGAATAAATGCAAACCCTAGACTTTTCCTCTTAGGGTTTTCCAAAATTTGTCATCTCTGTTGCAAATGAACCCTATATTTGATGAACCCTAACTTCAGAACACGAAGTTATACTCCTAGGATGCGTTAAACACAGTGTTCTTGCCATATCAGGGTTTTAACGGATACTTGAGCTTTATTTTGTAATAGAATAGAATGTGGTTGAAAGGCTAACGACATAAACATTTACAGACTTAAGGAACTAACTTGTTTCAAAGGAAACTTAAATAACTAACTTGTTACAAATATCTAACTTAAGTATAATAAAAATTGAAGGTTACATAGATGGGGGAAAAGtagtattaaaatatatatgtactcATTTCTTAAATTTGAAACTTAATGGTAGTAGTATGATAAACATAGTAACTTAATCAAGGCAGAAGACATGCTtccattttgtttctttttcttgatCTAATATGTCCTATATAATTTGATTGTTAAGTGTATTGCAGTTTTAATAGATATTTATGGAGGCAGtgtttaattttaaatatctTGTGCACTAGTGAACTTTTCCATATTATTCTCTGAATGCTGCAGTTCTGATTGTATGCAATTTTGCAGTTATGTGGTGGTAAAGCTTCTGAAGGGATATTTGTTGGTGCTTTCCTTTCTATGTCTTCAACAGCAGTGGTATGACATGACGACATAAGCAATCTGATTCTGTTTCATTTTAGGGCACATACACTGTTTATTGAACTTCCGTGCCGATATAAGCTTTTCtgtttttcactttttctttttcaggttttGAAGTTTTTGATGGAAAAGAACACTACCAATGCGCTTCATGGACAAGTCACAATTGGGACCCTTATTTTACAGGTAATCATTCTTTgttcaatatttttttcaatatggaCAATAAATGCCTTCAACAAATGCTCTATTAAGACTTGTGAATTTTTACTTTTTTCTTCAAGGACTGTGCTGTTGGATTGCTCTTTGCATTGCTTCCAGTTTTGGGAGGAACCTCAGGTGTTTTTCAAGGAGTTATATCAATGACAAAGCTGTTAGTCTAGAATCTCACAAGTCTTTGGCTTGTACTGATATTATTTCATGAACATTTTCTCATAATTTATTCTTCTCATTCTCTCTTGGTCACCTTCCCAAAGAAAATTTAGTCAAGTTCATGCATTTTTTGTTAATAAGTTTTTCATAGAGTTATActtaatttttatgtttaaaaGTATAGTTTTTGATGTTTGTATTGCAATACAAAAGAATAAAGGTGAAATAACATGTGAACCAAAATGACTACAAATTGACACTATTTAAAAGAATATAGAGACATGCGTACTTCTGCAGCATCATGATAGGTAGTAAATGACGCGAAGATGCTTACATATCATTATAAATTCATAATAACTAGTGCTCAATGACACTACTTTGCTTATTACCACTCCCAATATGTCAAATGTGAGTTAGAAGTCTCAGAAGTAGATGTTGAGCAACATATTAGTGGAATGACCCATATATACGCCTTAGTAGTTTTGGGTTAGTACGTGGTGTCACATTTGATAGAAAGATTGTTAGTGAGTCAAGTATGAGTTAGAATATTGAATGTAAAAGTGGCTGTTGAGCAACATGTATGTGAGATGACCCGTATGTATAATGCCTTAATATTTTGGACTACAATGTGGTATTCAACTCACTTTTCTGGTTGTTCTTGGCCCAATGTGATGATCCTCCAGACTCCACCCATGACCCAACAACCACTTCAATTACTTTGGTTATGATAAACTCTAATACTTTGAATTGCATTTTAGGCAGAATTTTTTTCAGCTTAGATGCGGTTAGCTGTGATACTCAGTCAAATGCACCTCTTATCCTTGCGTTCATTTGAAGATTTAACTGACATACAGCCATATACTGTAGAGTTCTTTTTATCTAATATGCAACATGATACTGATACTCCTTTCCTAATCCAGGTTGGTGACATTGATTGCATTTCTCTCTATTCTTTCGATATTGTCTCGCACTTGCCTTCCGTGGTTTCTTAAACTGATGATAAGCCTATCATCACAGGTTAATATCATTATCCCTCTTTAATGAGACATCCCACCCatggaagaattttttttttttaattggaaaTTTGTAGTTTGGTTCTTAGTTGTTTACATCTTATGGCAATTCATTTTTGTCAGACTGTTTTTTTATGGTTGAATAAAAACCATATCTGTGCAGACAAATGAACTCTATCAGCTGGCGTCTGTTGCATTCTGCTTGCTTGTAGCCTGGGTTTGTTCTTATCCTTATTTTTCACATGCCTGAATTCTGTATTTCTCTTTGTAATGCTTTACTTTTCATTTGTTCTTACAAAGCAGAAAAGATGATCTTCTATTGTTCATTCGCTGTACTTCATCCTATTGTCAAAGGGTCTCGGCTGTAAATTACATACtcctgtgtgtgtgtgtgcaagcTTGTCGTgctttgtttttctatttttatgtttaaaatgCCTTTGGAACCATTTCTTTGGCATGACTTACACATCTATGTCACTCATAATTATCTTCAAATAGTATATGTTGTTCTGCTGCTTGATTACCTTACTGTTACTTGTCGAGCACTACTTTTTTTAACTGATTGCATTTGTATATTTTCAGTCTAGCGATAAGCTGGGATTAAGTCTAGAGCTAGGTTCCTTTGCTGCAGGAGTGATGATTGCAACCACTGATCTAGCTCAACATACACTAGAGCAAGTGAGTTTTCATACCGGAATTGGAAAATGCATGTGGGGCGAACATAAAACACACATATCAATTGATTGTTGAATGTTGACATGCATTGATGTAACTTGTATCTATTCAGATAAATGTTGACATGCATTGTTCAGAGCATATTTCATGATCCAATTTTTCTGTATCCttaattaaaatgtttgattTGATAACAAGATaagtttatggaaaaaaattaacaattattCACATTTTTTTTGTAGGTTGAACCTATTTGCAATCTTTTTGCTGCTCTTTTCCTTGCCAGCATTGGAATGCTGATTCATGTACATTTTCTTTGGAACCATGTTGATATTTTGGTAGCATCAGTAATTTTGGTGATTGTAATTAAAACAATCATAATTGCTTCAGTTGTAAAAGGATTTGGTTACAATAACAAGACTTCAGTACTTGTAAGTGTTATTTCATAATTTGAATTTAGAAGTTTATAGTGCTGTTTATTATATTCTTTTAATGATTGAGGTTCCTGAATTCATATATTTATAGGTGGGAATGTCCATGGCACAGATAGGGGAATTTGCTTTTGTTCTTCTCAGTCGTGCTTCAAATCTTCATCTAGTTGAGGTTAGTGACagaatgagtttttttttttgttgaaacggACAGAATGGGTTTTTGTAATGATGGTACATTGGTAATTATGTGTTCAGTTGCTTGACCTAAACAAGACCATTCCGCCGTGTGTTCTTGTTGCATAGAATGGATTAAGATGACTTACTGGCTTTTGATCTATAAATATAGATACTTCTCAAAAATTtattgtaaaataaaatattatttactttATTAAAAAATCTTTGTCATTTAACTGTTTTTGGGTTGAGAATTTTTTTTGAACTAAATAAATATTAAGTTAAAATTGAGCATGACTGGTTGAGCCTAAAAAATTCGAATAATACAAGACTTAATATTGGCAGACTAAGATTGAGTGGCTTCTGAGCTGAAGGTAAACTGAaagaatagttttttttttttgctgagCTAAGCTTGAACTAAGCTAGCCCAGTCCAACTCAGTTCCAGGTTCCGGCTTTACCTTGGAATTGGGGTGATATAGCTTGAAAGTTAAGCTTAAATTTGAAAGTATAAGCAGCCTTTATCGATTCTGATATTTGAGTAATTACAGGGTAAACTATATCTGCTGCTTCTTGGGACCACAGCTCTTAGTCTGGTGAGAAATTGTTCATATCTGAATTAACAGTTTCTAGGTTCCATAGCTGACCGGTCTTTATAGCTTTCTTCTTGGTCTTTGATCCATTATGAATGATCAAGAacaaaatttgtttatttttatcagGGGAGTTCCGATTTATGCTTTGTCATTTATGCAGGTGACGACTCCTTTACTTTTCAAGCTGATTCCTGCTGTAGTGCATCTTGGTGTGCTATTGAAGTGGTTTTCTCCCGACAGTACAGTAGAGGTAGTTACCTGTCATTTAGTTAATTTCCTTTGCCTGATTCTTTTGTTTTGTTACTCTGAAGCtctgttgattttgttgtctAAGCATAGATTGGATATAAGGTAGATATCCTCGTCCGCTCAGATAGTGGTAAGCAGCGAATaattttgatggatcaagaagcTCACGATTGTTAATCATTGGCATTGCATTACACCAACGAGTTTCTGTTTTCGCGCGTCACTACTTTTCGACAGGGTTATGGGTGCAAGTCCATCGTCTCAACATGTTCCATGATGGATACTTGCATACCAAACTGACACAAATACTAACCAATGCATCTTTTCCGAAACCCCATTGAAGCAAAGAGCAGGGGAGGGGATTGATATAAGAATAAAGAAAACTAGCAAGAACAACAATGATGCTGTGGAAGATATTCATTCCATAACTTCACTTTACATTTTTTTTCCCTCGTACACAGGCCAGTGGCGTCTATGCTTATCTGTTTTTTATTGTGTTTTGCTGTATATATTTTGTTGTAtactatatattttaatttaattcatttgttttagttttaatattctTGTCTTATGTTTTATAAATGTAAATTTGAgtttaaaaaaaaaggttaagTGTTGTTAAGGACAAATTTGAAAGAGAAAACTGTCACAATCTTAATTAATGTGACACTTTCCTATGAAGGCTAAAGCagtttgtatttttgttttggataGAACAGTTGATCCTTAGATAGGTGTGTATTAAgtagtttataaaataaaaaaaatacatttgaaattacaagtcattttataatataaaaagatattaatattaattattggttttgttAAGTAActcataatttttcttttatcataacaaattaaccctattttttttcaaataataatgatttacaactttttttttaaaccaaACATCAGATAGATTAAGAAGGGGCTACAACAGCCATGCTTACAGAGTTGTCCTCTAGAAGAGGAATATGACCAATTCAAGTTCTAGAGTCTAAAGACTTGCCCATTTAATCCAGTGATGAGCATCGGTATTACACTTCTATTGAAATACAAAGGAGTTGCGGAGCTAAACTCACCTAAGAGTTTTACAATCACTTACAATTGGGTCCAGAGGCCAGAGCAACAGAGAAACTATTGCCATTAATACAATCCACAGTAACCATTGCATCCGACTGGAATAAGACATTATCTAATTTTAACTCCTTGGCTAGCTGCACTGCCCACATGATTCTAAGGAATTCAGTTGTACTAGCATCAGCAAATTTTGTTAGTCTCTTGCAGCAAGCGATGAAAATATACAGTAGAAGTTTTAATAACACAACTCAAAGAAACCACACCATCATCGAAACATCCAGCATCGGATTGGACAATCCAAAAACCACTCAAAGAAGCCTTAAACTGCGTCACATACACCTTTTGCAAGCCTGGCTTAACTGACCCTGTTGAATTCCAAAATAGAGTCTTAGATATCCTGGGCAATAACTCGGGGATTTGGCACCCCTCCTGCTTGTACACTAAAGATTTCCTAGCGTGCCAAATTTTTCAGAATCTCGAAAAGGTTCATAATGATTTGGCGTACTTAACAGCTAACAAATTGATTCTTTACAATGGACAACTAAAAGATTTGAAGGGGTGTTCGACACGGAAAGCTCTTCAAGAGAGGTAGTTAAGGTTGTAGAGGAGGTTTCAATGGTAAATAACATTTAAGAGGCAGTTCAGTTCAGGGACTCAAGAGACGTGGAAACATATCAGAAAACCGAAGTTCACGTAATAGGATACATATTGAGTTTTAGGGTAGTAATCGACTAATCGTTAT from Vicia villosa cultivar HV-30 ecotype Madison, WI linkage group LG4, Vvil1.0, whole genome shotgun sequence encodes the following:
- the LOC131596416 gene encoding K(+) efflux antiporter 6, giving the protein MLTARSHSLSYLNHFLMTLPFFLLIFCSLLHSSLAIRPTHSDRLDFELTNSTDSNVSLSTPRQGSFADIIDRALQHEFTDNDDQNEVPDSGGFNNSVAEQQAVLETVARVTPNKNDTKDEKSFQLHRVFNRGEDTPILIDRKDNVFIISNFKSKYPVLQLDLRLISDLVVAIVSATCGGVAFAFAGQPVITGYLLAGSIVGPGGFNFINEMVQVETVAQFGVIFILFAMGLEFSMTKLRVVRSVAVLGGLLQIFLFMCMCGFTVSLCGGKASEGIFVGAFLSMSSTAVVLKFLMEKNTTNALHGQVTIGTLILQDCAVGLLFALLPVLGGTSGVFQGVISMTKLLVTLIAFLSILSILSRTCLPWFLKLMISLSSQTNELYQLASVAFCLLVAWSSDKLGLSLELGSFAAGVMIATTDLAQHTLEQVEPICNLFAALFLASIGMLIHVHFLWNHVDILVASVILVIVIKTIIIASVVKGFGYNNKTSVLVGMSMAQIGEFAFVLLSRASNLHLVEGKLYLLLLGTTALSLVTTPLLFKLIPAVVHLGVLLKWFSPDSTVEIGYKVDILVRSDSGKQRIILMDQEAHDC